One Leptolyngbya ohadii IS1 genomic window carries:
- a CDS encoding ExbD/TolR family protein, protein MRISDDIEDSPQINIVPMIDVIFAILTFFIMASLFLSRSEGLPVNLPQAQTAQSQNQSKITVTVNQQGDVFLDRQPIQVDDLADRVRTLIGNQERLVVINADEKVEYSRVVAVMDQLRSVEGVKLGISTRRP, encoded by the coding sequence ATGAGGATTTCAGACGATATCGAAGATTCACCGCAGATTAACATTGTGCCGATGATTGATGTCATCTTCGCAATTTTGACATTTTTCATCATGGCATCACTGTTTTTAAGTCGTTCCGAAGGATTGCCCGTTAATTTACCCCAGGCACAGACCGCTCAATCTCAGAATCAAAGCAAGATTACCGTTACGGTGAATCAGCAGGGAGATGTATTTCTCGATCGCCAGCCTATCCAGGTTGATGATTTAGCCGATCGCGTAAGAACTCTCATTGGTAATCAGGAAAGATTAGTCGTGATCAATGCCGATGAGAAGGTGGAATACAGTCGCGTTGTTGCAGTGATGGATCAGCTGCGATCGGTTGAAGGGGTAAAGCTGGGGATTTCGACTCGTCGCCCCTGA
- a CDS encoding MotA/TolQ/ExbB proton channel family protein: MLIIELFWAGGIVMIPLLAFSIVAIALIIERLVFWARINRRQKPVVRDVLRTYPYDLQTALQKLKQNADLPIARIFLEGLEVNHFPPHAFRLTLEGATQAELPTLRRFNTVFDTIVTLSPLLGLLGTVTGLIRSFASLNLGSVGGESALQVTGGISEALVSTAAGLIVAVFTLLFANVFRGLYRRQISAIQEYGSQLEVLHLSQHEGFEGYKALVAAEQL, from the coding sequence ATGTTAATCATCGAGTTATTTTGGGCGGGTGGGATCGTCATGATTCCCCTATTGGCATTTTCGATCGTGGCGATTGCCCTGATTATCGAACGTCTGGTGTTCTGGGCACGAATTAATCGTCGTCAAAAGCCTGTTGTACGCGACGTCTTACGAACCTATCCCTACGATTTGCAGACTGCCTTGCAGAAGTTAAAACAGAATGCAGATTTGCCGATCGCCCGCATTTTTCTGGAGGGTCTGGAGGTCAATCATTTTCCGCCCCACGCTTTTCGTCTGACGCTGGAGGGTGCAACCCAGGCGGAATTGCCCACGCTGCGACGCTTCAACACGGTCTTTGATACGATCGTCACCCTATCTCCTTTGCTGGGCTTGCTTGGAACGGTGACAGGACTGATCCGATCGTTTGCTTCCCTCAATTTAGGCAGTGTGGGTGGGGAAAGTGCGCTGCAAGTGACAGGCGGGATCAGCGAAGCATTAGTTTCGACCGCTGCCGGACTGATTGTGGCAGTCTTTACTCTGCTGTTTGCCAATGTGTTTCGCGGCTTGTACCGCAGACAGATTTCAGCAATTCAGGAATACGGTAGCCAGCTTGAAGTGCTGCATCTCAGCCAGCATGAAGGATTTGAAGGATACAAGGCACTAGTCGCAGCAGAGCAATTATGA